The Virgibacillus phasianinus genome includes a window with the following:
- the yqfD gene encoding sporulation protein YqfD codes for MKQIQGSFLTGYVTILVEGNNPELFLQYCADQEILVWNITKVSSTSCEASIRLGDVHQVDELIHEGLTITVTHQYGLPVMIKKLIGRKEFLFSIGICLLLILYLSNIIWDIKINGVPKDIEKKITKQLNTYGVHTGALGFSIGSPSEIQQKLLHDIPELLWVGVEKKGTTFQIEVVEKTIVEKKEINGPSNLVAAKEGVVSYVYISKGMPNVKVNDYVEAGDLLVSGNISEDKEKPVLVEADGEVVAKTWYEVSVTIPLKAEYQELTGEKEKKLYMELGDVQVPFWGFGSSEFEHVQTDINRTPLHFFKWELPINIIESIQHEKTYRKEQRSKKEAIKVGKEQAKNELLLRLDKNAKVISEKVLHESTGNGKVKLILYLTIEENIAKSVPINQGD; via the coding sequence ATGAAACAAATTCAAGGATCTTTCCTAACAGGATATGTAACTATTTTAGTTGAAGGAAACAACCCAGAGTTATTTTTACAGTATTGTGCAGATCAGGAGATATTGGTATGGAATATTACAAAGGTGTCATCCACAAGTTGTGAGGCAAGTATTCGACTAGGGGATGTTCATCAGGTCGATGAATTAATTCATGAAGGGCTGACGATTACCGTTACCCATCAATATGGGTTGCCAGTAATGATAAAGAAACTTATCGGCAGAAAGGAATTTCTTTTTAGTATTGGAATTTGTCTATTATTAATTTTGTATTTATCCAATATTATTTGGGACATTAAAATAAACGGCGTACCAAAAGACATAGAGAAAAAAATCACAAAACAATTAAACACATATGGGGTCCATACAGGCGCCTTGGGTTTTTCAATCGGATCCCCAAGTGAAATTCAGCAAAAATTACTTCATGATATTCCGGAACTCCTTTGGGTAGGTGTTGAAAAAAAGGGGACAACCTTTCAAATTGAGGTAGTTGAAAAAACAATTGTCGAGAAGAAAGAGATTAATGGTCCCAGTAATCTGGTTGCCGCCAAAGAAGGTGTGGTCAGCTATGTTTATATTTCAAAGGGTATGCCTAACGTGAAAGTAAATGATTATGTAGAGGCCGGTGATTTACTGGTGTCAGGTAATATTAGTGAAGATAAAGAGAAACCCGTCTTAGTAGAGGCAGATGGTGAAGTTGTTGCTAAGACATGGTATGAGGTTTCAGTGACAATTCCTTTAAAAGCGGAATATCAGGAACTTACTGGTGAAAAAGAAAAGAAATTATACATGGAATTAGGTGATGTACAAGTTCCTTTTTGGGGATTTGGTTCAAGCGAATTTGAACATGTCCAAACAGATATAAACCGAACGCCATTACATTTTTTTAAATGGGAGCTTCCAATAAATATTATTGAATCCATTCAACACGAAAAAACTTATCGCAAAGAACAACGATCCAAAAAAGAAGCGATTAAGGTTGGCAAGGAACAGGCAAAGAATGAATTACTCCTGCGTCTCGATAAAAATGCGAAGGTAATTTCTGAAAAAGTTTTGCATGAAAGTACTGGTAATGGTAAAGTAAAATTAATCTTATATTTGACGATTGAAGAAAATATTGCCAAATCCGTACCTATAAATCAAGGAGATTGA
- a CDS encoding PhoH family protein: MPTNLNTIDLQLTNPNEALSLFGTNDRNLKQIEDKLQVSIVTRGEKVSVSGTDDANALAQDVLLSLLNVIRKGLSIAERDVVYAIELAKAGKINQFETLFEDEITKNVKGKPIRVKTLGQKNYIAAIKANDLVFGIGPAGTGKTYLAVVMAVHALKNGMVKRIILTRPAVEAGESLGFLPGDLKEKVDPYLRPLYDALHDVLGAEHTLRLIERETIEIAPLAYMRGRTLDDAFVILDEAQNTTPEQMKMFLTRLGFGSKMVVTGDVTQVDLPKGVNSGLRTADQLLAAVKGINFIHLTQTDVVRHPLVQRIIDAYEKTNKE, from the coding sequence ATGCCAACAAATTTAAATACAATTGATTTACAATTAACAAATCCGAATGAAGCATTATCATTATTTGGAACAAACGATAGAAATTTAAAACAAATTGAAGATAAGCTTCAGGTATCTATTGTAACAAGGGGTGAAAAGGTCAGTGTCTCTGGAACAGATGATGCGAATGCGCTAGCACAAGATGTTTTACTATCGTTACTTAATGTTATAAGAAAAGGGTTGTCCATTGCGGAGCGTGACGTTGTATATGCAATTGAGCTTGCCAAAGCGGGAAAGATCAACCAGTTTGAAACTTTATTTGAGGATGAGATCACAAAAAATGTAAAAGGAAAGCCAATTCGCGTCAAGACTTTAGGTCAAAAAAATTATATTGCTGCTATCAAAGCAAATGATCTGGTTTTTGGGATTGGTCCGGCGGGTACAGGTAAAACTTATCTAGCCGTCGTAATGGCTGTACATGCACTGAAAAATGGCATGGTAAAGCGAATTATCTTAACCCGTCCAGCAGTAGAGGCCGGGGAGAGTCTCGGATTTTTACCTGGGGATCTCAAGGAAAAAGTTGATCCATATTTACGCCCATTATATGATGCACTGCATGACGTTCTTGGTGCGGAACATACACTGCGGTTAATTGAACGAGAAACAATAGAAATTGCTCCTCTTGCATATATGCGTGGCCGTACACTGGATGATGCATTTGTTATTTTAGATGAGGCGCAAAATACGACACCAGAACAAATGAAAATGTTTTTAACCAGGCTTGGGTTCGGTTCCAAAATGGTTGTAACAGGTGATGTAACGCAGGTGGATTTACCAAAAGGAGTAAATTCGGGACTCCGCACAGCAGATCAGTTATTGGCGGCCGTAAAAGGAATTAATTTTATACACTTAACACAAACAGATGTTGTCAGACACCCATTGGTACAACGTATTATTGATGCATACGAAAAGACCAATAAAGAATAA
- a CDS encoding HD family phosphohydrolase, whose amino-acid sequence MRNFIKSLKAIKTKWIPIITPMLILGVLFFLMTINNVHTKTYDIERFASAKETIRSPITIENEQETEARTRETVQAVDDHYNISKEINKEQIDYINEIFDAIEKMEDEKPGGVQEAEQDEGTIILSSQEKVQHLKQILSPEIVDAIDDGVLLRLVEASTREREKGKKIFIESVQGVLSNGVRMENVHSATNKVKQALTYSKLDTDVRQALIRLSEFAVAENSFYDVEKTLNARKEAANNVDPVIIRAGEIIVREGQTITNELYEELKLVGLLNNEGNIYPVIGLALLILLIIGVITFEMLQLKNETNPENGKIASILVISFIVVLMMKVVSFYATQVNQLFFVVPVATGVLLIKQLIHERFAIVLSGLYAILGCIIFNGEIPGSLNMEAGVYFFFSQLAGIIFLMNIKDRQAILKAGVGMSIVNILAVLLFLFLSFEKYTLSDLFVQTSLGFASAILSVVFTIGLLPFFETGLGILSDSKLLALSSPNQPLLRKILTESPGTYHHSVMVANLSETACDAIGANGLLARVGAYYHDIGKTERPQYFIENQLSTRNPHDMMKPKQSAEIIIRHPYDGAETLKKHKFPKEIIDIAKEHHGTTLLKYFYYKEKETNKRISEEVFRYPGPKPQTKEAAIVCICDSVEAAVRSLQEPTEEKIEEIVSSIINDRLMDGQLNDAPLTLHELKEIHKTVCEALKGIFHSRISYPTKEAK is encoded by the coding sequence ATGCGCAACTTCATAAAGTCATTAAAAGCCATTAAAACAAAATGGATACCTATTATTACGCCCATGCTAATTCTCGGGGTATTATTTTTCCTCATGACCATAAACAATGTCCATACTAAAACGTACGATATTGAGCGATTTGCGAGTGCGAAAGAAACGATTCGCTCACCAATCACCATTGAGAATGAGCAGGAAACTGAAGCAAGGACCAGAGAAACTGTTCAGGCAGTGGATGATCATTATAATATATCAAAAGAAATTAATAAGGAACAGATTGATTACATAAATGAAATCTTTGATGCTATAGAAAAAATGGAGGATGAGAAGCCTGGGGGAGTACAGGAAGCAGAACAGGATGAAGGGACTATTATTTTAAGCAGTCAGGAAAAGGTACAGCATCTTAAACAAATCCTCTCACCTGAAATAGTAGACGCAATAGATGATGGTGTATTGCTGCGACTTGTAGAAGCATCTACCAGGGAACGTGAGAAAGGGAAAAAAATATTTATTGAATCTGTACAAGGGGTATTATCAAATGGTGTTCGGATGGAAAATGTCCATAGTGCAACAAATAAAGTTAAACAAGCACTGACATATTCTAAATTGGATACGGATGTAAGACAGGCACTGATTAGATTGAGCGAATTTGCCGTGGCTGAAAATTCTTTTTATGATGTTGAAAAAACACTGAACGCCCGGAAGGAAGCGGCAAATAATGTTGATCCAGTCATCATTCGGGCAGGGGAAATCATTGTTCGTGAAGGTCAAACCATTACCAATGAACTATACGAAGAATTAAAATTAGTTGGCCTTTTGAACAACGAAGGCAATATATATCCGGTCATTGGACTTGCGTTATTAATTTTATTAATAATTGGTGTAATCACCTTTGAGATGCTCCAATTAAAGAATGAAACAAATCCTGAAAACGGGAAAATTGCCTCGATATTGGTGATAAGTTTTATTGTAGTGCTGATGATGAAGGTTGTCAGTTTTTATGCAACACAGGTTAATCAATTGTTTTTTGTTGTTCCTGTTGCTACTGGTGTTCTGCTAATCAAACAATTGATACACGAACGCTTTGCAATCGTTCTTTCAGGTCTATATGCGATTCTGGGCTGTATTATTTTTAATGGAGAAATTCCGGGATCGTTAAATATGGAAGCTGGTGTCTATTTCTTTTTCTCGCAGCTTGCTGGAATTATTTTTTTAATGAACATTAAAGATCGCCAAGCTATTCTTAAAGCTGGAGTTGGTATGAGTATTGTGAATATATTAGCTGTACTATTATTTTTATTTCTATCCTTTGAGAAATATACCTTAAGTGATTTATTTGTACAAACAAGTCTTGGTTTCGCTTCAGCAATACTTTCTGTTGTGTTTACTATTGGATTGCTTCCATTTTTTGAAACTGGTTTAGGTATTTTGTCGGATAGTAAGTTATTAGCTCTTTCCAGCCCAAATCAGCCGCTTTTAAGAAAAATACTGACAGAATCGCCTGGAACCTATCATCATTCTGTTATGGTAGCTAATTTAAGCGAGACAGCATGTGATGCTATAGGTGCTAATGGCCTGCTAGCAAGAGTGGGGGCGTACTACCATGATATCGGCAAGACTGAGCGGCCGCAGTATTTTATTGAGAATCAATTATCAACCAGGAACCCGCACGATATGATGAAACCAAAACAAAGTGCTGAAATAATTATCCGCCATCCGTATGATGGTGCAGAAACATTAAAAAAACATAAATTTCCAAAAGAAATTATTGACATAGCAAAAGAGCATCATGGTACAACACTTCTTAAATATTTTTATTACAAGGAAAAAGAAACAAACAAACGAATAAGTGAAGAAGTGTTCCGTTACCCTGGACCGAAGCCACAAACAAAGGAAGCCGCAATCGTATGTATCTGTGATTCAGTGGAAGCGGCAGTCCGCTCTTTACAGGAACCAACTGAAGAAAAGATAGAGGAAATCGTATCGTCCATTATCAATGATCGATTAATGGATGGGCAATTAAACGATGCACCGTTAACCCTGCATGAGCTAAAAGAGATTCATAAAACGGTATGCGAAGCGTTGAAAGGAATTTTTCATTCCAGAATTTCATATCCAACAAAGGAGGCTAAATAG